A DNA window from Streptomyces bacillaris contains the following coding sequences:
- a CDS encoding RecB family exonuclease, with translation MQCPLLYRFRVIDKLPEKPSEAATRGTLVHAVLERLFDAPAADRTAPRARALVPGQWDRLLEARPELGELFADDAGGERLARWLGEAERLVERWFSLEDPTRLEPAEREMFVETELESGLRLRGVIDRIDVAPTGEVRIVDYKTGKAPRPEYAEGPLFQMKFYALVIWRLKGIVPRRLQLVYLGSGDVLTYDPVVADLERVERKLLALWEAISLATETGDWRPRPTKLCGWCDHQAVCPEFGGTPPVYPLSVRPAEPGEGDQGRMGPVRAEAGRPVALEGL, from the coding sequence ATGCAGTGCCCTCTGCTCTACCGCTTCCGGGTCATCGACAAACTGCCGGAGAAGCCCAGCGAGGCGGCTACCCGGGGCACGCTGGTCCATGCGGTGCTGGAGCGGCTGTTCGACGCCCCGGCGGCGGACCGTACGGCGCCGAGGGCGCGGGCGCTGGTGCCCGGCCAGTGGGACCGGCTCCTGGAGGCGCGGCCGGAGCTGGGCGAGCTGTTCGCGGACGATGCCGGGGGCGAGCGGCTGGCGCGCTGGCTGGGCGAGGCGGAGCGGCTGGTGGAGCGGTGGTTCTCGCTGGAGGACCCGACGCGTCTTGAGCCGGCGGAGCGGGAGATGTTCGTCGAGACGGAGCTGGAGTCGGGGCTGCGGCTGCGCGGGGTGATCGACCGGATCGATGTGGCGCCCACCGGCGAGGTGCGGATCGTCGACTACAAGACGGGGAAGGCGCCGCGGCCGGAGTATGCCGAGGGCCCGCTGTTCCAGATGAAGTTCTACGCGCTGGTGATCTGGCGGCTGAAGGGGATCGTGCCGCGCCGGCTCCAGCTGGTCTATCTGGGCAGCGGCGATGTGCTGACGTACGACCCGGTGGTGGCGGATCTGGAGCGGGTGGAGCGGAAGCTGCTGGCGCTGTGGGAGGCGATCTCGCTGGCGACGGAGACCGGTGACTGGCGGCCGCGCCCGACGAAGCTGTGCGGCTGGTGCGACCACCAGGCGGTCTGTCCGGAGTTCGGCGGGACTCCCCCGGTCTATCCGCTCTCGGTCCGCCCGGCGGAGCCGGGCGAGGGTGACCAGGGCAGAATGGGGCCCGTCCGGGCCGAGGCCGGCCGACCCGTGGCTCTTGAGGGCCTGTAA
- a CDS encoding site-2 protease family protein, translated as MDKSGDSGRPQPGAGGTDPGAAPGGEQPRRPAEPGGGLLMGRPFGVPVYVAPSWFVVAALITWVFGGQLDRVLPELGGARYLVALFFAIAFYASVLVHELAHTVAALHYKLPVRRIQLQFFGGVSEIEKETETPGREFILAFVGPLLSLVLGGIFYGAMQFVEPGTVPGVLLAGLMISNLIVAAFNLLPGLPLDGGRMLRAVVWKITGKPMSGTVAAAWVGRGLAVTVLIGLPLLTHTGAVGSANQEIGGVETVMDALLAAILAGIIWTGAGNSLRMARLREHLPDLRARTLTRRAVPVESATPLSEALRRANEAGARALVVVDGQGNPKGVVREAAIVGVPEHRRPWVAVSGLAQDLTEGMKVPAELAGEALLDRLKATPATEYLVVEETGQIYGVLSTADVERAFVKAMARPES; from the coding sequence GTGGACAAGAGCGGCGACAGCGGGCGGCCGCAGCCCGGCGCAGGGGGAACCGACCCCGGCGCCGCCCCCGGTGGCGAGCAGCCCAGACGCCCCGCCGAACCGGGCGGCGGCCTGCTCATGGGCCGCCCCTTCGGCGTGCCCGTCTACGTGGCACCCAGCTGGTTCGTCGTCGCCGCACTGATCACCTGGGTCTTCGGCGGCCAGCTCGACCGGGTCCTGCCCGAGCTGGGCGGCGCCCGCTATCTCGTCGCCCTCTTCTTCGCGATCGCCTTCTACGCCTCCGTACTCGTCCACGAACTGGCCCACACGGTCGCCGCCCTGCACTACAAGCTGCCCGTCCGCCGCATCCAGCTCCAGTTCTTCGGCGGCGTCTCCGAGATCGAGAAGGAGACCGAGACCCCCGGCCGCGAGTTCATCCTCGCCTTCGTCGGCCCCCTCCTCTCCCTCGTCCTCGGCGGGATCTTCTACGGCGCGATGCAGTTCGTCGAGCCCGGCACCGTCCCCGGCGTCCTGCTCGCCGGACTGATGATCTCCAACCTCATCGTGGCCGCCTTCAACCTGCTCCCCGGCCTGCCCCTCGACGGCGGCCGGATGCTCCGCGCCGTCGTCTGGAAGATCACCGGCAAGCCCATGAGCGGCACCGTCGCCGCCGCCTGGGTCGGCCGGGGCCTCGCCGTCACCGTCCTCATCGGGCTGCCGCTGCTCACCCACACCGGGGCCGTCGGCAGCGCCAACCAGGAGATCGGCGGGGTGGAGACCGTCATGGACGCGCTCCTCGCCGCGATCCTGGCCGGCATCATCTGGACCGGCGCCGGGAACAGCCTGCGCATGGCCCGCCTCCGCGAGCACCTGCCCGACCTCCGCGCCCGCACCCTCACCCGCCGCGCCGTCCCCGTCGAGTCCGCCACCCCCCTCTCCGAGGCGCTGCGCCGGGCCAACGAGGCAGGAGCCCGCGCCCTCGTCGTCGTCGACGGACAGGGCAACCCCAAGGGCGTCGTCCGCGAGGCCGCCATCGTCGGCGTCCCCGAACACCGCCGCCCCTGGGTCGCCGTCAGCGGCCTCGCCCAGGACCTCACCGAGGGCATGAAGGTCCCCGCCGAACTGGCCGGCGAAGCCCTCCTGGACCGGCTCAAGGCCACCCCGGCCACCGAGTACCTGGTCGTCGAGGAGACCGGCCAGATCTACGGAGTCCTCTCCACCGCCGACGTCGAGCGCGCCTTCGTCAAGGCCATGGCCCGCCCCGAGTCCTGA
- a CDS encoding tRNA (adenine-N1)-methyltransferase codes for MSEPTGAARRRGPFKVGDQVQLTDPKGRHYTFTLEAGKNFHTHKGSFQHDELIGAPEGSVVRTTGNVAYLALRPLLPDYVLSMPRGAAVVYPKDAGQILAFADIFPGARVVEAGVGSGSLSTFLLRAIGEQGMLHSYERREDFAEIARQNVERYFGSPHPAWQLTVGDLQDNLSDTDVDRVVLDMLAPWECLEAVSKALVPGGILCAYVATTTQLSRTVESIREIGCFAEPQPWESMIRNWHVEGLAVRPDHRMIGHTGFLVTARRLADGVEPPLRRRRPSKGAYGEDYEGPGSQSRGGSADRG; via the coding sequence ATGTCTGAACCGACCGGTGCCGCCCGCCGACGTGGGCCCTTCAAGGTCGGGGACCAGGTACAGCTCACCGACCCCAAGGGACGCCACTACACCTTCACGCTCGAAGCCGGGAAGAACTTCCACACCCACAAGGGTTCTTTCCAGCACGACGAGCTGATCGGTGCTCCCGAGGGCAGTGTTGTCCGAACCACGGGAAACGTCGCCTACCTCGCGCTGCGCCCCCTGCTCCCCGACTACGTCCTCTCCATGCCCCGCGGCGCCGCCGTGGTCTACCCCAAGGACGCGGGCCAGATCCTGGCCTTCGCGGACATCTTCCCCGGCGCCCGCGTCGTGGAGGCAGGGGTCGGCTCCGGCTCCCTCTCCACCTTCCTGCTGCGAGCCATCGGCGAGCAGGGCATGCTGCACTCCTACGAGCGCCGTGAGGACTTCGCGGAGATCGCCCGGCAGAACGTCGAGCGCTACTTCGGCTCGCCGCACCCCGCCTGGCAGCTGACCGTCGGAGACCTCCAGGACAACCTCTCCGACACCGACGTCGACCGCGTCGTGCTGGACATGCTCGCCCCCTGGGAGTGCCTGGAGGCCGTCTCCAAGGCCCTGGTGCCCGGCGGCATCCTCTGCGCCTACGTGGCCACCACCACCCAGCTCTCGCGCACCGTCGAGTCCATCCGCGAGATCGGCTGCTTCGCCGAACCGCAGCCCTGGGAGTCGATGATCCGCAACTGGCACGTCGAGGGCCTGGCCGTCCGCCCCGACCACCGGATGATCGGCCACACCGGCTTCCTGGTCACCGCCCGCCGCCTCGCGGACGGCGTCGAGCCGCCGCTGCGCCGCCGCCGCCCCTCCAAGGGCGCCTACGGCGAGGACTACGAGGGACCGGGCAGCCAGAGCCGCGGAGGCTCCGCCGACCGCGGCTGA